The following are encoded in a window of Gramella sp. MT6 genomic DNA:
- a CDS encoding metal-dependent hydrolase translates to MKITFYGQNTLALKIGEINVLVDPFITGNDLSKGKVDIMDLKADYILLTHAHQDHTLDAEAIAKNTGAVIVSNYEIANHYEAKGFEVHPMNHGGSWDFEFGKVKYVNAIHTSSFPDGSYGGQPGGFVIEGEHKNIYIAGDTALTMDMKLIPMQTELDLAVLPIGDNFTMGVDDAIIASDFIKCDKILGCHYDTFGYIEIDHEEAKRKFYEKGKDLMLLDIGESIEL, encoded by the coding sequence ATGAAAATTACTTTTTATGGCCAGAATACCCTGGCATTGAAAATAGGAGAAATTAATGTGCTCGTAGATCCATTTATCACTGGAAATGACCTTTCTAAAGGCAAGGTCGACATTATGGATCTAAAAGCCGATTATATTTTACTTACACATGCTCATCAGGATCACACCCTGGATGCCGAAGCTATCGCAAAAAATACCGGCGCTGTCATCGTTAGTAATTATGAAATCGCTAATCACTACGAAGCAAAGGGTTTTGAGGTTCATCCAATGAATCATGGTGGTAGCTGGGACTTTGAATTCGGAAAGGTGAAATATGTGAATGCTATTCATACCAGTTCTTTTCCCGATGGAAGTTATGGCGGCCAACCTGGTGGTTTCGTAATAGAAGGAGAACACAAGAATATTTATATTGCGGGTGATACAGCCCTTACCATGGATATGAAATTGATCCCTATGCAAACAGAGCTTGATCTGGCCGTATTACCGATCGGTGATAATTTCACTATGGGAGTTGATGATGCCATTATTGCCAGTGATTTTATAAAATGTGATAAGATCCTTGGTTGTCATTATGATACTTTTGGATATATTGAAATTGACCATGAAGAGGCGAAAAGGAAATTCTATGAGAAAGGGAAAGACCTGATGTTATTAGATATTGGCGAATCTATAGAATTATAA
- a CDS encoding alpha-glucosidase, protein MKRFFICLMVIIALIACNNEKKEPETTSETTDIQKKWWKEAVIYQIYPRSFKDTDGDGVGDLKGIIEKLDYIESLGVNMVWLNPIYSSPNADNGYDISNYREIMDEFGTMEDFDLMLNEMHKRDIKFVMDVVVNHSSDEHRWFQESRKSRDNPYRDYYHWWPAEKGEPNYRYSLFDPKGEAWKYDSITNAYYLHYFSQKQPDLNWENPKVRQEVYDIMKFWAEKGVDGFRLDAFQFVSKDTSFPTLPEGYEKDVIKYYGMGPNLHKYLKELNREVLSKYDVFAVSEGAGSTFEDAHSLVDADRNELQMAYHFKGMDVGNSLEGYELSEFKEVYTKWDSAFAKEGWLSIFLANHDVPRMVSKFGNDSPEFRAASSKMLNTFILTMRGTPYCYYGDELGMTNIGFDSISQYQDIVAKNGYEKTINEGGDIEQYMAELKFLSRDNGRTPMQWDDSEHAGFTTGTPWLPVNENYKKVNVEAENKDPNSCLNYFRDLVELRMENPVLVYGDYELLFPENETVYAYTRELNEKKMLILLNFSTENTSIEIPEKLKDLKLVKNNLSDVELEDSKVTLKPYQALIFSYK, encoded by the coding sequence ATGAAAAGATTTTTTATTTGTCTAATGGTAATTATTGCACTAATCGCATGCAATAATGAAAAAAAAGAACCTGAAACAACTTCAGAAACCACCGATATTCAAAAGAAATGGTGGAAAGAGGCAGTTATCTACCAGATCTATCCGCGAAGCTTTAAAGATACAGATGGTGATGGCGTTGGAGATCTAAAAGGAATAATAGAGAAGCTGGACTATATTGAGAGTCTTGGGGTAAATATGGTTTGGTTGAATCCTATTTACAGCTCGCCAAATGCCGATAATGGTTACGATATTAGCAATTACCGGGAGATCATGGATGAATTTGGCACCATGGAAGATTTCGATCTTATGCTTAACGAAATGCATAAGAGAGACATCAAATTCGTTATGGATGTGGTGGTGAATCACAGCAGTGATGAACACAGATGGTTTCAGGAATCTAGGAAATCCCGCGATAATCCATACCGTGATTATTATCACTGGTGGCCTGCAGAAAAAGGCGAACCAAACTATCGGTATAGTCTCTTTGATCCTAAAGGAGAAGCCTGGAAATATGACTCCATAACAAATGCATATTATCTGCATTATTTCTCGCAAAAGCAACCGGACCTCAACTGGGAAAACCCGAAAGTTAGACAGGAAGTCTATGATATTATGAAGTTCTGGGCAGAAAAAGGCGTGGATGGTTTTCGCCTGGATGCCTTTCAATTTGTTTCTAAAGACACCAGCTTTCCTACTCTTCCTGAAGGTTATGAGAAAGACGTGATAAAATATTACGGTATGGGACCTAACCTTCACAAATATCTAAAAGAACTGAATAGAGAGGTATTGAGTAAATACGATGTATTTGCTGTTTCAGAAGGAGCAGGAAGTACCTTTGAAGATGCTCATTCGCTGGTGGATGCAGATAGAAATGAACTGCAAATGGCCTATCATTTTAAAGGAATGGATGTAGGAAACAGTCTTGAAGGTTACGAGCTATCAGAATTCAAGGAGGTTTATACGAAATGGGACAGCGCCTTTGCCAAAGAGGGCTGGTTATCTATTTTCCTTGCTAACCATGACGTCCCCAGGATGGTTTCAAAATTTGGAAATGACAGCCCCGAATTTCGTGCCGCCTCTTCTAAAATGCTGAATACTTTTATACTCACTATGAGAGGAACTCCCTATTGTTATTATGGCGATGAACTGGGAATGACCAATATAGGATTCGACAGTATTAGCCAGTATCAGGATATTGTTGCAAAAAACGGTTATGAAAAAACGATTAATGAAGGTGGGGATATTGAACAATATATGGCCGAACTTAAATTTCTTTCACGCGATAATGGCCGTACACCAATGCAATGGGATGATTCTGAACACGCTGGTTTCACTACAGGCACTCCGTGGCTACCCGTTAATGAGAATTATAAAAAGGTAAATGTAGAAGCTGAAAATAAGGACCCTAACAGCTGCCTTAATTATTTCCGTGATCTGGTAGAGCTAAGAATGGAAAATCCAGTTCTGGTATATGGAGATTATGAATTACTGTTTCCAGAAAATGAAACCGTATATGCCTACACCCGGGAATTGAACGAAAAGAAAATGTTGATACTGCTTAATTTTTCCACGGAAAACACTTCAATAGAAATACCCGAAAAGCTTAAGGACCTTAAATTAGTGAAAAATAATCTGTCTGATGTAGAATTGGAAGATTCAAAAGTTACTTTAAAACCATATCAAGCTCTTATCTTCAGCTATAAATAG
- a CDS encoding glycosyltransferase family 2 protein: MKVAVVILNWNGKKLLEQFLLSVIQYSEDAHIYVADNASTDDSISFLENNFPQVTIIKNATNAGYAGGYNLALKSVPEDIHILLNSDIEVTENWLQPIIKVFKEEPKTAAVQPKILDYKKKSHFEYAGAAGGFIDKFGYPFCRGRIFQELEEDHGQYNDDQYIFWASGACLAVRKDAFAEIGGLDEDFFAHQEEIDLCWRLQNAGYRIKYVSASRVFHVGGATLAEMNPKKTFFNFRNSLFLITKNVEPSKVYFILFSRMVLDGFAGIKFIFEGKFNHFFAILEAHASFYRHLGRIRRKRPKVFIFRKYYIIRSIVFAHYFLRKNKFSEL; the protein is encoded by the coding sequence ATGAAGGTAGCTGTAGTCATACTTAACTGGAACGGTAAAAAACTTTTAGAACAATTTCTTCTATCTGTGATTCAATATTCTGAAGATGCCCATATATATGTAGCCGATAATGCATCTACAGATGATTCTATCAGCTTTTTGGAAAATAATTTTCCGCAGGTTACAATTATCAAAAATGCCACAAATGCCGGTTATGCCGGTGGCTATAATCTCGCCCTGAAATCTGTCCCGGAAGACATCCATATTTTACTGAATAGCGATATTGAGGTAACTGAAAACTGGTTACAACCGATTATAAAAGTCTTTAAGGAGGAACCAAAAACAGCTGCGGTTCAGCCCAAGATCCTGGATTATAAGAAAAAAAGCCATTTTGAATATGCGGGTGCGGCCGGAGGATTCATAGATAAATTTGGTTATCCCTTTTGTCGCGGGCGCATATTCCAGGAACTCGAAGAAGACCATGGACAATATAATGACGACCAGTATATTTTCTGGGCCAGTGGCGCCTGTCTAGCCGTGCGAAAAGATGCATTTGCAGAGATTGGTGGCCTGGATGAAGATTTCTTCGCACACCAGGAGGAAATTGATCTTTGTTGGAGGCTCCAGAATGCAGGATACAGGATAAAATATGTAAGTGCTTCCAGGGTATTTCATGTTGGTGGAGCAACATTAGCTGAAATGAACCCTAAAAAGACTTTTTTTAATTTCAGGAACAGTCTTTTTTTAATAACGAAGAATGTAGAACCCTCTAAAGTTTACTTTATTCTTTTCAGTAGAATGGTCCTTGATGGATTTGCAGGAATAAAGTTCATTTTTGAAGGAAAATTCAATCATTTCTTTGCTATTCTGGAAGCGCACGCCAGCTTCTATAGACATTTGGGGAGGATTAGAAGAAAAAGGCCGAAAGTATTCATTTTCAGGAAATACTATATAATTAGATCTATAGTATTCGCCCATTATTTTCTGCGAAAAAACAAATTCAGCGAACTTTAG
- a CDS encoding o-succinylbenzoate synthase — MTADYKKYMLKFKRPSGTSRGVLTEKETWLLKISDENNAGIGECGILRSLSYDDRPDYEEKLKWVCRNINLGEEMLWEELREFPSIQFGVEMAFKSLNSSDPFILFPSEFTSGKSSIPINGLIWMGDKAFMKEQISEKIEAGFNCIKLKIGAIDFETELDLLKSIRNNFSEKEIELRVDANGAFSPEDAMKKLERLSQFKLHSIEQPIKQGQIEEIADLCRNTPLPIALDEELIGITDVTEKQNLIQTIKPQFAIFKPSLIGGFKGTEEWKNICESQGVQWWITSALESNIGLNAISQWTYTLNPELPQGLGTGGLYTNNFESPLQVENGNIKYNTSKNWNFKF, encoded by the coding sequence ATGACGGCAGACTATAAAAAGTACATGCTAAAATTTAAACGCCCCAGCGGAACTTCCCGGGGCGTTCTTACTGAAAAGGAAACCTGGCTGCTAAAAATTTCTGACGAAAATAATGCAGGCATAGGTGAATGCGGAATACTTAGAAGCCTTAGCTACGATGACAGGCCAGATTATGAAGAGAAATTAAAATGGGTATGTCGTAATATCAATCTTGGAGAAGAAATGCTCTGGGAGGAATTACGCGAATTTCCAAGTATTCAGTTTGGGGTAGAAATGGCATTCAAAAGCTTGAATTCCAGTGATCCCTTTATTCTATTCCCTTCCGAATTTACCTCTGGCAAAAGTTCTATTCCAATAAATGGTCTAATCTGGATGGGTGATAAGGCCTTTATGAAAGAACAGATCTCAGAAAAGATAGAAGCAGGTTTCAATTGTATAAAACTAAAGATTGGTGCCATAGATTTTGAAACTGAGCTGGATCTTCTTAAATCTATAAGAAATAATTTTTCTGAAAAAGAAATTGAACTGAGGGTAGATGCCAATGGAGCATTTTCTCCGGAAGATGCCATGAAAAAATTGGAACGACTTTCACAATTTAAATTACATAGTATCGAACAACCAATAAAACAGGGACAGATCGAGGAGATTGCAGATTTGTGCCGAAATACTCCTCTCCCCATCGCTTTAGATGAAGAACTTATTGGTATAACAGATGTAACAGAAAAACAAAATCTTATACAAACAATTAAACCGCAATTCGCCATTTTTAAGCCAAGCCTTATCGGTGGTTTTAAAGGTACAGAGGAGTGGAAAAACATTTGTGAATCACAAGGAGTGCAATGGTGGATCACCAGTGCCCTGGAAAGCAACATTGGACTTAATGCTATTTCCCAGTGGACTTATACCTTAAATCCTGAGTTGCCTCAGGGATTAGGAACAGGGGGCCTTTACACAAATAATTTCGAAAGTCCGTTGCAGGTTGAGAATGGCAATATTAAATACAACACATCCAAAAACTGGAATTTTAAATTTTAA
- the menA gene encoding 1,4-dihydroxy-2-naphthoate octaprenyltransferase yields the protein MSAFSSWINAARLRTLPLSISGILVGSSIAAHAGHFDIAIFSLALGTTLGLQILSNFANDYGDGVKGTDNEERIGPARAIQSGLISQKEMMLAMVITAISTLFLAVLLIYASFGSEELLSALVFFVLGIAAIVAAIKYTVGNSAYGYRGMGDIFVFIFFGLVAVYGSYYLYSHDHEIISIFPAISVGLLSVAVLNLNNLRDRISDERANKLTLVVKLGERKAKTYHYILIIGALFFFLMYSVITTPELNDFIYLLAFVPLIFHLQRVINNKDPKSLDPELKIVALSTFGISILFGLGLIW from the coding sequence ATGAGCGCATTTTCATCATGGATCAATGCCGCAAGGCTTAGAACATTACCTCTTTCTATCTCTGGAATCCTGGTTGGTAGTAGTATTGCCGCGCATGCAGGACATTTTGATATTGCCATCTTTAGCCTAGCTCTGGGCACAACTCTGGGATTACAGATCTTATCAAATTTCGCTAATGATTATGGTGATGGTGTAAAAGGAACAGATAACGAGGAAAGAATTGGTCCCGCCAGGGCCATTCAAAGCGGATTGATAAGTCAGAAGGAGATGATGCTGGCGATGGTAATCACCGCCATTAGCACTCTGTTTTTAGCGGTTCTACTTATTTACGCCTCCTTTGGATCTGAAGAATTACTTTCAGCTCTGGTCTTTTTTGTTCTGGGAATTGCAGCTATCGTGGCAGCTATAAAATATACGGTTGGTAATTCAGCTTATGGATATCGTGGAATGGGAGATATCTTCGTGTTTATATTCTTCGGACTGGTAGCTGTATATGGCTCTTATTATTTATACAGCCACGATCATGAAATTATTAGCATTTTTCCAGCGATCTCTGTAGGGTTATTAAGTGTTGCTGTTTTGAACCTGAATAATCTCAGGGATAGAATTTCAGATGAAAGAGCCAATAAACTTACTCTGGTGGTCAAGCTGGGCGAAAGAAAAGCGAAAACCTATCATTATATTTTGATCATAGGCGCACTGTTCTTTTTTCTAATGTATTCTGTGATTACCACTCCAGAGCTCAACGATTTTATTTATCTCCTTGCATTTGTACCGCTTATTTTTCATTTGCAAAGAGTGATCAATAATAAAGATCCAAAATCTCTTGATCCTGAATTGAAGATCGTTGCACTTTCAACTTTCGGGATATCTATTTTGTTTGGTTTGGGGCTTATCTGGTAG
- a CDS encoding DoxX family protein: protein MLSIKSLNKWANSHTYYWLDLFRVALGVFFFIKGIQFISQTEMLAELIKPLQGFGGTMLIVHYVASAHLVGGILIAFGLLTRWALVVQLPILIGAILINFVGTMNASALILALVITAISIFFIFYGSGKHSADYMMKMGY from the coding sequence ATGTTAAGTATAAAATCACTAAATAAGTGGGCCAATTCACATACTTATTACTGGCTGGATCTTTTTCGGGTAGCGCTGGGAGTCTTTTTCTTTATAAAAGGAATCCAGTTCATTTCTCAAACTGAAATGCTAGCCGAACTTATCAAACCATTACAGGGTTTTGGCGGTACGATGCTCATAGTACATTATGTAGCATCTGCACACCTGGTTGGAGGCATTTTAATCGCTTTCGGTTTATTAACCAGATGGGCGTTGGTTGTCCAGTTACCGATACTTATCGGGGCGATCCTCATCAATTTCGTGGGAACAATGAATGCTTCAGCGTTGATCCTTGCCCTTGTAATTACAGCAATTAGTATTTTCTTCATTTTCTACGGATCTGGAAAACATTCCGCAGATTATATGATGAAAATGGGATACTAG
- a CDS encoding M24 family metallopeptidase, translating to MKKILVIMLMLFTTIAQSQILAERERSQIKDEMLGERFNKILPQLMDRTNIDMWILISREYNEDPVLRTMLPSTWLNARRRTILVFNRNKENDTLEKLAIARYNIGKNIQSAWDKEKQPDQWKALLDIIEERDPSKIALNISENFGIADGLVKTDYDEFMEILPTEYKDRIVSAEDLAVGWIETRTFREMVIYSDFVEITHNIIAEAFSTNVIQPGVTTTDDVVWWMRQKVTEMGMETWFHPTVDIQRSNEKLVDHITAFSDENGSAVILPGDLLHCDFGITYLNLNTDCQQMAYVLKAGENSAPEFLTEAFKKGNRLQDILTSNFKTGASGNEILSKSLKQAQEEGLKASIYTHPLGLYGHSAGPTIGMWDQQEGVPGTGDYPLYENTVYAIELNTEVEIPEWEKSVRIMLEEAGFWGEYGFRYVNQRQRDLMLIPSERAEN from the coding sequence ATGAAGAAAATTTTAGTTATTATGCTGATGCTATTTACCACAATAGCACAAAGCCAGATCCTTGCCGAAAGAGAAAGGTCTCAGATCAAAGATGAGATGCTTGGAGAAAGATTCAATAAGATCCTGCCGCAACTGATGGATCGAACTAATATTGATATGTGGATCCTTATTTCCAGGGAGTATAATGAAGATCCGGTGCTTAGAACTATGTTGCCTTCAACCTGGTTAAATGCACGCCGTAGAACCATTCTGGTTTTTAACCGAAACAAAGAAAATGATACGCTCGAGAAACTGGCTATCGCCAGGTATAATATTGGCAAAAATATCCAGTCTGCCTGGGACAAAGAAAAGCAGCCAGATCAGTGGAAAGCGCTACTTGATATTATCGAAGAACGAGATCCCTCAAAAATAGCCCTGAACATTTCGGAAAATTTTGGAATCGCAGATGGCCTGGTAAAGACAGATTATGATGAGTTCATGGAAATTCTGCCTACGGAATATAAAGATCGAATCGTTTCAGCAGAAGATCTCGCCGTAGGTTGGATAGAGACCCGTACCTTTAGAGAAATGGTCATTTATAGTGACTTTGTAGAGATCACCCATAATATTATTGCAGAAGCTTTTAGTACAAACGTGATCCAGCCGGGAGTAACTACTACAGATGATGTCGTTTGGTGGATGAGACAGAAGGTAACCGAAATGGGAATGGAAACCTGGTTTCATCCTACTGTAGATATCCAAAGGAGCAATGAAAAACTTGTAGATCACATTACTGCCTTTTCAGATGAGAATGGCAGTGCGGTCATACTTCCCGGCGATCTTTTGCATTGTGATTTCGGGATCACCTATCTTAATTTGAATACAGATTGTCAGCAAATGGCTTATGTCCTAAAAGCCGGAGAAAATTCTGCTCCTGAATTTCTTACTGAAGCTTTTAAAAAAGGAAACCGCTTGCAGGATATACTGACTTCAAATTTTAAAACCGGAGCTTCAGGAAATGAGATCCTGAGCAAGAGTTTAAAGCAGGCACAAGAAGAAGGTCTTAAAGCCTCTATTTATACTCATCCTCTTGGTTTATATGGTCATTCTGCGGGCCCTACGATTGGTATGTGGGACCAGCAGGAGGGTGTGCCCGGCACCGGAGATTATCCTTTATACGAAAACACGGTTTATGCTATTGAGTTAAATACAGAAGTTGAAATTCCTGAATGGGAAAAAAGTGTTCGCATTATGTTGGAAGAAGCTGGTTTCTGGGGTGAATATGGCTTCCGGTATGTGAATCAAAGACAAAGAGATCTTATGCTAATTCCTTCGGAAAGAGCAGAAAATTAA
- a CDS encoding AMP-binding protein, producing MPNSYKIPETHPDFRLNKRHFTNSELRQVAYSFIKEGEPYEQQIGSFLLDWLKPTSYIEVHTSGSTGTPKKIRLKKQHMINSALATARFFELPANTTALMCLPAEYIAGKMMLVRAMFLGWDLDTVPPSSNPLDQLFKVYDFSAMTPFQLDNSIARLHLVKKLIIGGGAVSPRLRKMIKDVDSEIYETYGMTETSSHIAAKKLNPRKKKKSERAFKLMPNVSIAQDDRGCLIIKAPNVLDEEIVTNDVVEIITYKKFLWIGRYDNVINSGGIKLFPEQIEQKLNEVLDHRFFVTSMPDDSLGQKLVLFVEDDFSEETIKDLQNKIDSLKSLGKYEKPKKIYLIEKFEETPNGKIHRENTLKSKVS from the coding sequence ATGCCAAATTCCTATAAAATACCAGAAACACATCCGGATTTTAGACTCAATAAAAGGCATTTTACCAATTCTGAACTTAGGCAGGTAGCCTATAGTTTTATCAAGGAAGGTGAACCTTATGAGCAGCAGATCGGAAGTTTTCTCCTGGACTGGTTGAAGCCCACCTCTTATATTGAGGTGCATACTTCGGGGTCTACAGGTACCCCAAAGAAGATAAGGTTAAAGAAGCAGCATATGATAAATTCTGCTTTGGCAACTGCTAGGTTCTTTGAGCTTCCGGCGAACACTACTGCCTTAATGTGCCTGCCTGCAGAATATATTGCTGGTAAAATGATGTTGGTTAGAGCTATGTTTCTTGGATGGGATCTGGATACCGTACCTCCTTCTTCAAATCCTTTAGATCAGCTTTTTAAAGTTTATGATTTTTCAGCGATGACCCCATTTCAACTTGACAACTCTATTGCCAGGTTACATTTGGTAAAGAAACTTATTATTGGAGGAGGAGCTGTATCTCCACGTTTGCGAAAAATGATCAAGGATGTAGATTCAGAAATATATGAAACCTACGGAATGACTGAAACTTCCAGTCATATTGCAGCCAAAAAATTGAATCCAAGGAAAAAGAAAAAATCAGAAAGAGCCTTCAAGCTAATGCCTAATGTTAGTATTGCCCAGGATGACCGCGGATGCTTGATCATTAAAGCTCCAAATGTTCTTGACGAGGAAATTGTAACTAATGATGTAGTGGAAATCATCACTTACAAGAAATTTCTCTGGATAGGCAGGTATGATAATGTAATTAATTCCGGAGGGATAAAATTATTTCCAGAACAAATAGAACAAAAATTAAATGAGGTTCTGGACCATCGTTTCTTTGTAACTTCGATGCCCGATGATTCTCTGGGCCAGAAACTGGTGCTTTTCGTGGAAGATGATTTTTCTGAAGAAACCATCAAGGATCTTCAAAATAAGATAGATAGCCTTAAATCTTTAGGTAAATATGAAAAGCCGAAAAAGATCTATCTTATAGAAAAATTTGAAGAAACTCCGAATGGAAAGATCCATCGTGAAAATACCCTGAAGAGTAAAGTAAGTTAA
- a CDS encoding CPBP family intramembrane glutamic endopeptidase, whose translation MFIAQAFKYSHSFWRYLVIPILFFGLMALNYVFIEVMELDVTQVMQEEIARKGSNRVLMENLVAFVIFLAGLFLWVKYVHDQPIKALTTTRKKVDWSRFWFAFILVAGFNIVITLIDYYSNPQDYALNFQLEPFLYLLLISVFLIPIQTSFEEYFFRGYLMQGIGILVRNKWIPLVLTSVIFGGLHYFNPEVTKLGDIIMIYYIGTGFMLGIMTLMDEGLELALGFHAANNLITALLVTADWTAFQTHSIFKDISEPSAGWDVLIPVCVIYPIFLFIMAKKYKWSNWKEKLFGKVEKPVEIEMS comes from the coding sequence ATGTTTATAGCACAGGCATTCAAGTACTCGCACTCGTTCTGGAGATATTTAGTTATTCCTATATTATTCTTCGGGCTTATGGCACTGAATTATGTCTTTATAGAAGTGATGGAGCTCGATGTGACCCAGGTGATGCAGGAGGAGATCGCTCGTAAAGGTTCGAATCGCGTATTAATGGAAAACCTTGTTGCTTTTGTCATCTTTCTCGCAGGATTGTTCTTATGGGTCAAATATGTCCATGATCAACCGATTAAAGCCTTAACAACCACTCGAAAGAAAGTGGACTGGAGCAGATTCTGGTTCGCTTTTATACTTGTGGCTGGTTTTAATATTGTAATTACACTGATCGATTATTATTCAAATCCGCAGGATTATGCTTTGAATTTTCAACTGGAGCCCTTTCTTTATTTATTGCTGATTTCTGTTTTTCTCATTCCCATCCAGACAAGTTTTGAAGAATACTTTTTCCGCGGTTATTTGATGCAGGGAATAGGAATTCTGGTCCGGAATAAATGGATTCCTCTGGTGCTAACTTCTGTTATTTTTGGAGGTTTACATTATTTTAACCCTGAAGTAACGAAGCTGGGGGATATTATAATGATCTATTATATAGGCACCGGATTTATGCTGGGTATCATGACGCTTATGGACGAAGGTCTTGAACTTGCCCTTGGTTTCCATGCTGCTAATAATCTCATCACTGCATTGCTTGTTACCGCAGACTGGACGGCCTTTCAAACACATTCTATCTTTAAGGATATCTCAGAACCTTCGGCAGGTTGGGATGTACTTATTCCTGTTTGTGTGATCTATCCTATTTTTCTGTTTATAATGGCTAAAAAGTATAAATGGAGCAACTGGAAAGAGAAATTATTTGGTAAAGTTGAAAAGCCTGTTGAGATCGAAATGTCTTAG
- the holA gene encoding DNA polymerase III subunit delta, whose protein sequence is MDEARQIVTDIQKGNIKPIYFLMGEEPYYVDKISDFIAENILSEEERGFNQMTIYGRDSNIDDIVSNAKRYPMMAERQVVIVKEAQDLSRTIEKLVDYAENPQPTTVLVVCYKYKKIDKRKKLHKAIAKTGVIFEGKRMYENQVGDWIMKTLKARGFGISPKAAQMLVEFLGTDLGKIDNELQKLQLICPEGTTISPEIIEQNIGISKDFNNFELRKAIGEKDTLKAHRIINYFSQNPKDNPMVVTVSLLFSYFSQILQYHGLKDKSKGAVAKQLKVNPYFVSDYVNAARNYPMKKVSHAISILHETDVKSKGVGAANVSQGDLLKELLVKIMN, encoded by the coding sequence ATGGACGAAGCAAGACAAATCGTAACCGATATTCAGAAAGGAAATATTAAACCAATTTATTTCCTGATGGGTGAGGAGCCGTATTATGTAGATAAGATCTCAGATTTTATTGCAGAAAATATACTTTCTGAAGAAGAACGAGGTTTTAATCAAATGACCATCTACGGCCGTGATTCGAATATCGACGATATTGTGAGCAATGCCAAGCGCTATCCTATGATGGCCGAAAGGCAGGTGGTGATAGTAAAAGAAGCCCAGGACCTTTCCAGGACTATTGAAAAACTGGTAGATTATGCTGAAAATCCACAACCAACAACGGTTCTAGTAGTTTGTTATAAGTATAAAAAGATCGATAAGCGTAAGAAACTTCACAAAGCCATTGCAAAAACAGGGGTGATATTTGAAGGGAAACGCATGTATGAGAACCAGGTAGGGGATTGGATCATGAAAACTCTTAAAGCAAGAGGTTTTGGGATTTCTCCTAAAGCTGCACAAATGCTGGTAGAGTTCCTGGGAACCGATCTTGGAAAGATAGATAATGAATTGCAGAAATTACAACTTATCTGTCCTGAAGGAACTACAATTAGCCCGGAGATCATTGAACAGAATATAGGTATTAGTAAAGACTTCAATAATTTCGAGCTGAGGAAGGCGATAGGAGAGAAAGATACGTTGAAAGCACATCGTATTATCAATTATTTCTCCCAGAATCCAAAGGATAATCCTATGGTGGTTACCGTTTCATTATTATTCTCATATTTTTCTCAGATCCTTCAATATCATGGTTTAAAAGATAAGTCAAAAGGAGCCGTGGCTAAACAGCTTAAGGTGAATCCATATTTTGTAAGTGATTATGTGAATGCGGCCAGAAATTATCCCATGAAAAAAGTAAGTCACGCTATTAGTATACTGCACGAGACCGATGTGAAAAGTAAGGGAGTTGGAGCAGCAAATGTTTCCCAGGGAGATCTACTTAAAGAACTGTTGGTGAAAATAATGAATTAA
- a CDS encoding type I restriction enzyme HsdR N-terminal domain-containing protein — translation MQKLNFPPYSFRFKNNQNKIAVFDDLRKKFVILTPEEWVRQHCVKFLQTEKNYPLSLINVEKQLKIAGLTKRYDIVVFQPEGNIQIIVECKAPSVKITQDTFDQIARYNLTLKANYLMVTNGLEHFYCQMDYENENYIFLKELPEYIR, via the coding sequence ATGCAAAAACTGAATTTCCCCCCATATTCGTTTCGGTTCAAAAATAATCAAAATAAAATAGCAGTTTTTGACGATCTGAGGAAAAAATTTGTAATTCTAACCCCGGAAGAATGGGTAAGACAACATTGTGTGAAATTTTTGCAGACAGAAAAAAATTATCCTCTGAGCCTGATCAATGTAGAAAAGCAACTTAAGATCGCAGGCCTAACTAAAAGATATGATATAGTGGTGTTCCAACCTGAAGGGAATATTCAGATCATAGTGGAATGTAAAGCTCCATCTGTTAAGATCACCCAGGATACTTTTGACCAGATTGCCCGCTATAATCTCACCTTAAAGGCAAATTATTTAATGGTCACTAATGGACTGGAACATTTCTATTGCCAGATGGATTATGAAAATGAAAATTATATCTTTTTAAAGGAACTCCCGGAATATATACGATAA